The window TATGTTTAGTAGCACCAGAATCAATTATCTATATATTATTCATAATAGATGCAGAAACCTGTAAATCCTTACCATCGTTACCTGTATCGGTAAGCAAAGCAGACAATTTCTCGGCCATAAGTTTATAGTCGGCCTTAGCTCTGACTATCGAGGCCATAATGTGAGTCCATGATTGATGAAGCCTAAACTCCAAGCAAACCGAGCTATGCAAATAATTAGTATGAGCCTAACAAAGTAGCCCAACGACAAAACAAAAAAGCCTAGTGAAAAACAAAGctgattgtttattttttcctttttcctttttcttcttttctttttttcttttttctttttataaaacaaaacacaattaaAAAAGAGACAGTGTAGGTCTGCAAACTTTGAAGCAGCAGTAGGGGCTGGTTTGGATTGTTAATTGCAGGGGTGAGCTGAGACGAGTTTGCAGGTTTGGCTCTCCGGTGTGATGTGGACGACTCAACGAATTTCTTCAGGCGGGTTCAACGGATTTCGGGCAGCAATAGGTCGAGAATTTATGGTTTTCAGTCGAATACAGATTGAAGAGGCAGAGATGCGGGTACGGTATTGATCAGGTGTGGCCGTTTGCAGTGGTGGGTTAGCAGTCGAGGTGATTCGAGATCCTGGTCTGCTATGAGATCATGCAATTTGGTATTCAGCCTGCGAGTCAGGCAGCCAGAGGGAATGGAGATCAGGGTTCGCGAGAAACAGAATGGAGCGAACAAAACGAGACGAACGGAATGGAGTGGGTTCAGTCCAACAACGACGGCGACACATGCTGGTTGGACGGTGCCCAACACAACTTGTGGCGCGACTAGCGGTCGGACAACGCGCTGCACAACTGGCGGCGCGGCTGGTAGTTCTAGCGCTGGGTTATGCGCACAGCAGAGcgatttttctaatttttttaagaaaaactaataaaatgggtttgagttttaacgataaggacaaaataaaggataaaatgaattgtaatagatttgattttttagtgtaaaaatatgatttttcgttaaagtgaacagtactgtaatttttttttgttaaaactcttaTTTGTTTTTCTAAACCTAGCTCTAGTGCCAAAAAAAGAATGCTTGAATGATATATGTATTCTTCTCATTGAGAGGCATTTATATGTATACAACCCTAACgttaatgaaaagaaaaaactaattaTACAGGATTACGTTTGATTACATGGGATTGATATCAATCAAGGATCCTACCAAGTCAACAATTTCTAGTACCATCCTTATCCCACCAGAGCTCAACACTCAATCATTTGTACTACCCATCAAGTAGCTTCTTATCCATTATGCTCTGTCTAACCCTTATCCATTGGCATGTTCACTTAATAACTACGTGCCTGCTTGGTAACTTTTtggattttagttttttaatattttatttttgttaaagatAAAGAAGAAATACGTGAAGTAAAATAGAAATGAATGCATGACTGAATGAGAGTGAAAGATAATGAATAAAACCAAACCTTaaattcaaaaacttaaaattattttcaattatAGGTTTTAATTTCTTCCGCCTCTCTTCCTCCACCCTTCATCCCTCACTTTCTCCTATATATTttctagtttttaattttcttccttCACCCAACAAAGTTGAGTTACTGTGCAAACTCAACGTctataaaaagtttaaaaactaATTAAGCAGAAGATTTTATTGAACCGTCGTGGAATGCAATGCAACCACGTCCTGCTTTTAGGTACTTTGTTTGGCACTATACTTGTGGACCTAAAATGcatagtacctaaaacaaaggAGATGTGCCATGCCCCAAGCAAAAACATCATTTTACACCATGAATTCTGGACTCTCTTGCTTGGTTCATCATAGCAATGGTCCCTCTTTTTAATAGCTTAAGTTCAACGGGTCCCTTTTTTAATGCCCTCTTATCGATCCGGTCAAGATCAGGCTTGCCTGTGTGACTAGGATAACACATCCAACTAACCATTTAGTCTAATAACATTCAGTTCTACTTTGTTGAATTCATTGAAGGGTTTCTTCTCTATGCATTCTAACCTAAAAATTCGATGCAATTTGAAGTTTTGACATAATCTCTTAATTTGTCAAATTTCTATGTTCATATTGGactttaaaatttgttttagtttaCCAAAGAGTGACCATCGAAATGGCTAGTTCAGTTCTACTTAGTTGAATTTGCTGAAGGGTTTATTCTCTGAACTTTCTAACATAAAAATTCGAGTTTCGCCTTATCACTTTAATTTGtcaattttctgttttaataatggactttaaaatttgttttagtttattGACCAaagagagaccatccaaatgGCTAGTTGGGATTATCATTTGCGAGTGTAAAGTGATTGAGCTGCTTGTATATTCAGAAAGTAGACAACATTTCTCATAGTCTACAACCCTACATCTACATGGATCATAAATCTGACGTCCCAATGGTTACAATGATCGTAATCGTGACATGTTTCAGGGCCATACGTGCAACAACTGATTGTGACTCTGCTGATTAACCTGGGACCATCTCTGTGGTAGGTACTTATGGCTTATGCTAGCTAAGACCAAGCTGCATTACCCCACTTGAGACATTTCAGTCGAAGTCAGATCATACACTTACTGTCCTTCAATGTTAAAACGTTAAACACGTTCTTGGGCGGTAAGATACATGCACTCAGAAGTTAAGTGAAACTGGACGAGGGTAGTATAAGGATGGCTGAACACCCGTTGCAAAAGTTCTCAGTGTTACATATATTCGATTCAGTCGGACGACTTGAAAACAGTAGTGCTTAACGAAATCGACCGATCATTTTGTTTgcttccatttttttctttgttatatCGTGTCAGTATGTACCAATTGCTTCTTTCAACAGTACAAAACAAGGGAAgactttttcttcaaaatttcgAAAACTGATAGAGTTTAAATTAAACACATATCCCTTTCACAATAACGCAGGAGCTTTATTGATACAATAATGCGAGCTGGATACACACACATACAGCCACTAATAGATATCGGCATTTGCTCACTTCTAAAACAGACTCGGTCTTCCATCCACATATATACACTTACATTTGCACAAGAATTTCCCATATTTCCCAATATATCCTTTACTGTGCATGGCTCTTATTACACGTTAATTAATGTACTAGGGCACGTTGGTGATAACAAGTATGATATATGGATGTACGTACAAACAAGCATTGTTTTTGGCCATTGGAGGCCACTTAGAAGCCGGCGGTGCACTCTGGTGGGGCTACTGGGTACCGGGATCTGTCGGTGCAGTAATCGTAGATCATGTGGTTGATACGAACCCACCTGTATCTTCGATACTCAAGGGCGTTGAGGGCTTGGTATGAAGCGCCTTCCCACCAGTTGTTGGTGCTTGAGGCACATGAGGCTGGTCCTGGCACAGGGCATCCCTCAATGTCAAAATCTTTGTAATATGAATAGAAAGGGGCTTTGCTCCAGTCGATCTTCTCAAGTCCTCCTCTGGTAGCCCAATCGTCGGCCTCCCACAATGTCGAAAACACCCCCATTGGTTGGAGCTTTGGGTATGGGATTCCTTTGGCTTCGTTGTTCTTGTACACCCTTATAGGCACATCATCCACATAGAAGCTGCACTACCAACAATATAGACATTCACACCAAATTCTGACCACACatttaaataaagtaaaaataatGTTTAATGTAGTGAAATATCTTCGAgggaaaatgataaacacacacCCGTTTTAGCTTTATACACATTCATGTTTGAGAGGCTGAAATGGGTGTGTGAAAAATCATCTTCCCTTCTCGAATAATATTATGTTGTCAGATGACTGTGAATCAAAACTGGTCAAATATATATGTGACCTATTCTTGTTTAACACAAGTAAAACTATCTAACATCATAACATGTTAGATATCTGGTGAGACAGACTATGAACTTGTTAGCTTACACAATATGGTGATGGTTCCAGAGGATAGTGTAAGTGTGGAAGTCTGCAGCAGGGTCAAACCAGAGGTTAACCCTTTGCTCCCTATCGCCCTTCCCATGAGCATAGATATTGGTTTGGACTGTATAAGGCTGTCCAGTCCGGTTCCCCAAGAATTCAAAATCTAGCTCGTCACGAACTGTATTGGTGTCGGAGTTCATCTGCCAAAGAATTTCAATGCAAA of the Pyrus communis chromosome 1, drPyrComm1.1, whole genome shotgun sequence genome contains:
- the LOC137733267 gene encoding probable xyloglucan endotransglucosylase/hydrolase protein 6, with the translated sequence MALYLSWSWRVVVASFCFCFLSLFSLSAFGRPATFLQDFQVTWSDSHIRQIDGGRAIQLVLDQNSGCGFASKHKYLFGRVSMKIKLIPGDSAGTVTAFYMNSDTNTVRDELDFEFLGNRTGQPYTVQTNIYAHGKGDREQRVNLWFDPAADFHTYTILWNHHHIVFYVDDVPIRVYKNNEAKGIPYPKLQPMGVFSTLWEADDWATRGGLEKIDWSKAPFYSYYKDFDIEGCPVPGPASCASSTNNWWEGASYQALNALEYRRYRWVRINHMIYDYCTDRSRYPVAPPECTAGF